Genomic DNA from Enoplosus armatus isolate fEnoArm2 chromosome 7, fEnoArm2.hap1, whole genome shotgun sequence:
TCGTATCCTGGTTATGTATcgaaagtaaatgtgtgtttttaatctgttgatgcGGACAGACAATCACTCGTTTGTTTAGAGGCAGTTGGTAAActgcttttaagtgcattaccGCCATCTTCTGGATCAGGACCTACCAGAGGAATGTCTGCACTTCGTCAATTGCAGTGGAAATGAAGCATATGAATGCCCAAAACTTAACTGATTTAGATAAATAACCCTAGATTTCCAATTGAGCTCCACAAAGCAGCATCATTAAGCCCTGAGTAGGACTAACCACTGagagaaaaatgtatgaaaaatatatatatatgattttaaaatCTATCATGTGTTTGCTCTCCTGTGTGGCCAGTCATAACCAGCTGAGAATGCTGCCAGTGGAGGTATGTACTCTGAAGAACCTCCGTAGTCTCACACTCCAGCAGAACCTTCTGGAGAGCCTACCAGAGCTACTGGGACAACTGGAGAACCTGACCGAGCTGGTAACTAACACATGATGTATGTAGTGTGTTACACTCCCACGggctctgtctgctgtgttgtgtgattggctgatggaggTGTCCTGTTTGTTGTGATTGGTTGAAGGACCTGTCCAACAACCATCTGAAGGATCTGCCATCCAGCCTGGGCCATCTCACTTGTCTACAGAAACTGAATCTATGTCACAACAAGCTTTGCCGTCTACCTGACAGCCTGGCCCAGCTCACAAGTAAGACCAGCTATACTGCATGTcagcttttctgcttttttacaTGGCCGCTTTTCACACTTGATGTACCATAAATTATCAGATAGTGgcctttatttacctcaacAGTACAAAGACCAGGCCTTTTTTATACAGGGTTATAATAGAGAAAGGCCTTTATTTctagtgttttatttttttagtatGATCTGCTCCTGTTTTACCATTTACTGGTAAGACCACTATCGATGCAAAATCATTTTCCATGTTAACCTATCAGTATAATGTCCATTTCTACAGcacatctttctgtctttttgaaacaaattcaattatgttttatttccagGGTgcttctgcatttgttttttttttatatttgtgtagCAGCTGTCAATGAAAGTTAACCcttcctgcacagatgtttcacattaaaagccttcaaACGGCTAAAAGGGCATAATCCCTTCCTTTTTTAgcaggcttttaatttgaaatatctACAAAAAGTGATCTGCAGATGATGGTTCATCTGACCACCTAGAAAGTCCAAGTTTTTGTGCCTGTCCAGAACTCCCACACCGCCGCACAACCCCCGCCGCAACACCTGATTtagtctgaatgcagccttaggCCCTGAAAAACTTTCAAACTTGCGTTTGAGGAGCTGAAAAGTATTCAGCTAGTGCAGTATTGTGTTCtatgaaaaaaaattaaatcaaaaaacCTTGACCTGACAGATGTTAAGCTGCTGGACTGCAGCAATAACCAACTGACTGAAATTCCTGCCAGCCTATCAGAGATGCTTGCTCTGGAGCAGCTCTACCTCAGACACAACAAGCTCCGCCTCCTTCCAAAGCTCCCTGCACCCGCGCTCAAGGTAACCAGAGCAACATGAGAGTTTCCCCAGGTCTAAAGGTCATTTGTGGTGTGAATAATGCTGATAGTGTTACATTCATGACTAGATTTACTGAGCtttctgtgtgttgtctctgttACATGCTCTTGGATTCATTTATGTGATTCATCAAACAGGTACTGTcagcagaaaactgaaaactgattCTTAAAGTTTAAGACATATAGAAGTTAGTTTGGTCATTTGTTGCATAATAGAAGGCAGAGCAAgagcattatgggtaatgtcTAGTAAATATGTTTCAAATAATTTTCTTCTGGTAAATTTAATTTCAGTAAAATACCCAATTTActtgaaaatatgtatgtgttttgtattttacaagCTTGtcatgattcattgattattgtTTGCCAACGGCCAATTAAGGGATTTTCAAgggaatgtaaaaaaaaaaaaatctacattgCCTTAAATGTTGTTCATATAATATGACCTCAGTAAATATaattttgtgtatgtgtgtctgtaggaGTTGTATGTTGGGAACAACCAGATTGAGCAGTTGGAGACAGAGCAGCTGGCCTGCCTGACAACCATGTCTCTTCTAGAACTCAGagacaacaaaatcaaaacccTCCCTGAACAGATCACCTTACTGAGAACGCTCACGCGCCTCGACCTCACCAACAATGACATTACCACGTAGGTCACTGGCATCATGACACCATGACCACCTATTGCCATTAACTGCTTGTCCCATGAGCCAAATTCAACACATGAGTGGTGGATTCTAGAATCAGCCATTGGAACACATTTATGTACATGTACTCCAACACTATGTTGAATTTTATAATTATCTTCATCTAAATATTTCTGTTATCTGATCACACTAAATGATTCAGTGGGACATGTAGGTATACGATGTAAGCTAATAGCTAAGACTGTTGCGTCTTCCAGATCAAATATTTGCTGCAAAGACTTCAGAAAATATTTACCAGTACATACTGTCAGTACACTTTCATCACCGTCAGGTATTTTCATATGAATTAGCTATCAGCTATGAATGAGCTATCTCTGTCAGTCTTCCAGCGTCTCTCAGCCTGTTGCCTGAACTGAAGGTGTTACTGTTGGAGGGGAACCCTCTGCGAGGAATCAGGAGGGACCTGCTCACTGTAGGTGACACACTGAGgatacaaacacagagcatGCACAGTAAAACAGACTGGAGAAGGAAGCAAGATATTGCAGCCTATACAAATGCTATCTGAAATCACAGAATTGGCTAACTATAATACTCTGCtaaacacagttttgttttactAGATAAGTATCCAGCTTATCTAGATGTTATTGTTAAATTGAAAACACGTCTTGACAAATTGATGGTAATtaagtacaaatataaaacatgatagATTGTGTAAGTATTAGAATACCTGGGGAAAAATCGGCTTGTGCCCAAAGAAAGTAGCACATTCTCAGCCTCAGGTAACTGTATTTCATCTGCTCCAGCTCAGTGACGAGAGAGAGATATGAGTTTTATGCGCGAGACAGTTTACTGTGTCACAGTAACCTCCCATGTAAAGACTTGTCAGCCCTAAATCATCAATTTTCAACACATTTGCCAGTAAAGCCTGTGTCGCAGTTGATATGTTTAGAGATGGTTCTGTTATGGAATTTCAGTGACCTGTTTCCATGTGTCAAATCAGCTGGTAATGTTCACGTATTGCTTCACCAGAACATTTATATTAGtattctaccccccccccccttttgttaTCCTCATCACAGAAAGGAACCAATGAGCTTCTGAAATATTTAAGAGGAAGAATTAAAGGTAAGGTTCACTTCTTGTGCCGACTTCAAACTGCTTTGACGACTGAACCTACAAATACCTGTACAGTGCTGTTCAACACTGTTGACTCTGTGTGAGCCACATCAAAGACATATTTCCATTGCCTTGCGATGGTGATCAGCGAAGGTCACAAACCCACACAAAGAAATTTTTTTCTTGTCACCACGTTGGTCCGAATTTCCCATCAGTGTTGTTCTGTATTGTTTCACAGACAATAACTGCAACATCAGGTTATTCTTCTTTCATTTGAGCCAACATCACTGCAACAGGCATTTCTTCAGTTTCTGAGCATGGAAGTTAATTCTTGAACTTGTAACCGGAAtgattgacaaaataatatcaaattCAACTTAACTGACTCAAGGTCATCATCAGTGAGTGAAAGGGAGGTGCTATTTTGCTAACTTGCAATCACTAACTAATGTTAGTGTTaaggtttgtttttaacaagtATTTGAGTGTTCTCTCTCTATTCTTATTAATTATACAGCAGGGGAGAACAAGGTAAGATGAACACTAATAATCTAATAACAAAGTGTTCATTTATATGGTCTAGCCTTAGCTGTCGACCATAAAACTCAGTTTTGtcccattttcttctgcttacTCCTAAAAGTCATCAGAAATTTAGCATTTAGTAGcttatttttcaaaaacaaatctctGGGGGAGCTTACCCCGGACCCCCTTAGcaggtctgtgtttttctctgctcgCACATCTTTTTCACCCCTAACCAGATCGTAATGTGGTCCATTGCATCCAATAAGAATTGAGAAGTCTTGAAAGCCATATCAGTATTTTTGTGCCATTCATGTGACAGCTGGTTCAGCCAGAGAAGGACTCAAGTGTGCGTGCTCTATGGCCCAGAAAGGCAGAAGCCTGAAAGCCTTTTTTGCTCTATGCACCTAGTGAGTACCTTTGTTTGAAAAGGGTTGCCATCTTAGAATACAGTATCCAGATCTCATGTCCCTTGGAACATTACATAAGTGAAACAGCAAGGAGCATGgacaagagactgaatgaacagcggaaacagacaacatcagctgtctgtgaacATCTTAAGGTCAAGTCGACTGCCATTACCTTTTCCCCCCATGTACAACCACCTGTTATCATACGATTGAAGTTCACACTGAAACTGCAAAGTTCTGAAAcagctagtaagtggacctggAGTTGAGATTATATTTTGATGTGTTCTCACAGTGCCATGCTTCTGTTTTTTGGATTTGTATCCACAGTTGAATGTTGCTTCGTCTCAGGAGACTGGACACTACAAGCTGTGTTGCTGTAACTCACATTTAGTGTGACCATTAGTCATCACAGGGTGTCCAAATCCACCTGAACAGAACTTTTCATGATTCATTACATTtcttaaattaatcaaatatttccatttaattaTAGGGATTATAAATAGAAAAattgtcacagtgtgtgtgtgttgtttgcagaGGAGCCTGAGGGAGCAGATGAAGGACATACAGCTATGACATTACCCAGCCAGGCCAGGGTCAATGtacacaacattaaaactcTGAAGTTATTGGTGTACAGGTAAGTGATACacacttgtgtctgtgtttcccaAAAGCAAAAGAAATCATCTCACGTGTTAATCTTTTGGGTAAATTTATTTTTAACCAATAGGCTGACAAATCTGCTGAAGCGTTTTGACATCTTCATCAGAGCATGGGTGACACACACATGTCAGTTATGTACTTGGACATGATATAATTGTATTTGTACTGTCATCTTGGTCGTGTTACATAGCAGCTGATTGTTCCAGGTTGCTTCCTTTAATCTTGCCAGGAGGACAGTGAATTTCAGTTGCAGACTGCATCATGCAGCGCGCTTGCATGCTAATATTGTGGTCGCGAGTatgctgtttgtatgtgtctggGTGAGCAAGAGAAAATTATCTGAATTTGCAAATTTTGTGAAATGGGGCCCTGAATGACAAAACAGCTCTAAGAGTGCCATCCATCCATTCCCTACATTAAGCAgggaatggatggatggacactGTTCCGGGTCAAGGGTTTGATACTGGGCAGGTTCTATACACTTAGCTTGTCTGAACTTGTTTATTGCTGTGTACAGTTTTATACTTGGTGTGCTGACAGTTGTAATCGGATCAATtactgctaacaaagttagcttgtaaatgtacttaatggaaaaaaaggaacagcTGACTCCTTAGAGGTCTTTTAGTACAAACCGAatgcctctatcctgattgacaggtcgccgtggtagcgaattaaaaaaaaaaaaaaaaaaagaaagaaattacaaaataagGCCATGATATATCAGAGAAGCAAGCAATATAAGCCATAAACTCAGTAGGACAATGTTTACTGAGGTTATAAATCAAGTGAAAAGtaggtcattttctcatagacttacaatctgatttctttttgcaaccaTTGGAGTCGCCCAatgctggccattagaaagaatgcaggtttaaggcacttcgGCAGTGATTTCACtttttcagacccggaggttggtgcttggcaGGGCCATTAGTTTGTTTCCAACCTGTTAGTTTgtgtctgatcatctgactgtgtgtgtttctcaacCGGTCAAACTTCTTTTTAGTGATTTTCAGTCACTGCGTTTCCAGTCCTCAGTATTACCTTGGCGAGTACAGTGTTGTCATGCTGAACAAAACTAAATAAGACCCAATATCAAAATGTTGCTTCTGGCTGAAGAAACGAATGTAActcttgtgtatgtttgtgtatagTGAGAAGCAGGCAGGTAGTATTCCAGATGAGCTGTTTGATGCTGTGGTAGATCAAGGTGTTACCACTGTTAACTTCAGCAAGAACCAGCTGACCTCCATACCTCCCAGGTACACAGACCCAACACACAATCTCACACTCCCACTCTCAGTGCACTTGG
This window encodes:
- the lrrc40 gene encoding leucine-rich repeat-containing protein 40: MSRFKRDKVDSLAGFRTETTEVTIPNGLLKAARKSGQLNLSGRGLTEVPQNVYRLNVDTPEEAQQNVSFGESDRWWEQTDLIKLLLSSNQLTKLSDDIRLLPGLTILDLHDNHLNSLPSALGELQELQQLRLSHNQLRMLPVEVCTLKNLRSLTLQQNLLESLPELLGQLENLTELDLSNNHLKDLPSSLGHLTCLQKLNLCHNKLCRLPDSLAQLTNVKLLDCSNNQLTEIPASLSEMLALEQLYLRHNKLRLLPKLPAPALKELYVGNNQIEQLETEQLACLTTMSLLELRDNKIKTLPEQITLLRTLTRLDLTNNDITTLPASLSLLPELKVLLLEGNPLRGIRRDLLTKGTNELLKYLRGRIKEEPEGADEGHTAMTLPSQARVNVHNIKTLKLLVYSEKQAGSIPDELFDAVVDQGVTTVNFSKNQLTSIPPRLVEFQSSMSDINLGFNRLTCCSPDICKLLQLTHIDLRNNQLSDLPSEMKNLMKLCSIILNYNRFKSFPEVLYQIVSLETVLLGNNQVGGVDPCRLLKLVHLSTLDLSNNDLLNIPPELGLCTSLRCLSLEGNPFRTPRAAIVAKGTDAVLEYLRSRIPT